From Tripterygium wilfordii isolate XIE 37 chromosome 13, ASM1340144v1, whole genome shotgun sequence, the proteins below share one genomic window:
- the LOC120012876 gene encoding LOW QUALITY PROTEIN: U-box domain-containing protein 17-like (The sequence of the model RefSeq protein was modified relative to this genomic sequence to represent the inferred CDS: substituted 1 base at 1 genomic stop codon) produces the protein MAAATIVSSLRRRKSPYLQAFLAPVDLADVALVQTLASISTELVSRFSAKSFFFXRKNCRSLIRKIEVFLVLLEYLRDSVSGSSLPSTALLCFKEMYLLLYRSKILLDYCAQSSKLWLLLQNHSISGHFHDLNQEISTLLNVFPTKDVELSEDVGEQIELLRKQASKLNLYIDKDDEALRVLFFSFLDEFEKGKIPNPVELQLFFVESLGIKDVHSCRAEIDFLEQQIVTNEGDVEPTAAVLHGFVAITRYCRFLVYGFEEDEVQLQFVNRKKPRKGLISQEIAETFVTIPKDFCCPISLDLMRDPVIISTGQTYDRSSISRWMEEGHCTCPKTGQLIVHTRLIPNRALRNLILQWCTAHGIPYDPPDCAESSAESFPAALPTRAALEANRATAKLLIQQLADGSLGAKTVAAQEIRLLAKTGKDNRAFIAEAGAIPHLLKLLSCQNPVAQENSVTAMLNLSIYEKNKSRIIDEEGCLASIVKVLWFGHTTEARENAAATLFSLSAVHDYKKRIAHEDGAVEALAGLLRMGTPRGKKDAVTALFNLSTHTENCTRMIEAGAVTALVGALSHEGVAEEAAGALALIVRQPIGAEAVGREEMAVAGLLGMMRCGTPRGKENAVSALLELCRSGGAAANEKVLKAPPLAGVLQMLLFTGTKRARRKAASLARLFQRFENATLHFGGLGVGYSFAGNSAANREPSFVGDVSVHMSISVPVL, from the coding sequence ATGGCGGCAGCGACTATAGTTTCCTCTCTACGGCGGCGGAAATCTCCTTACCTACAAGCGTTCTTGGCTCCGGTAGACCTTGCCGATGTGGCACTTGTACAGACCCTCGCATCCATATCCACCGAGCTCGTCTCCCGCTTCTCCGCCAAGTCGTTCTTCTTTTAGCGCAAGAATTGTCGCTCTCTGATTCGCAAAATTGAGGTCTTTCTGGTCTTGTTGGAGTACTTGAGGGACTCTGTTTCTGGGTCCAGTCTTCCTTCGACCGCGCTGTTGTGTTTTAAGGAGATGTATTTGCTTCTCTATCGGTCCAAGATACTCCTTGATTATTGCGCGCAATCGAGTAAGTTATGGCTTTTGCTTCAAAACCATTCAATTTCAGGCCATTTTCATGATTTGAATCAAGAGATTTCGACCCTTTTAAATGTATTTCCAACCAAAGATGTTGAATTGAGTGAGGATGTGGGGGAACAGATTGAATTGTTGCGAAAACAAGCCAGCAAATTGAATTTATATATTGATAAGGATGATGAGGCCTTGCGGGTTCTATTCTTTTCGTTTCTTGACGAGTTTGAGAAGGGAAAGATACCCAATCCAGTGGAGTTGCAATTGTTCTTTGTTGAGAGCTTGGGGATTAAAGATGTCCATAGTTGTAGAGCTGAAATTGACTTTTTGGAGCAACAGATTGTGACTAATGAGGGAGATGTTGAACCAACAGCCGCTGTGCTTCATGGGTTTGTTGCGATCACCCGGTATTGCAGGTTTTTGGTATATGGTTTTGAGGAAGATGAAGTGCAATTACAATTTGTTAATCggaagaaaccaagaaaaggACTAATTAGTCAAGAAATTGCGGAGACATTTGTCACGATTCCGAAGGACTTTTGTTGCCCCATATCATTGGATTTAATGCGAGACCCAGTTATCATTTCTACCGGGCAGACTTATGATCGAAGTTCCATATCTAGGTGGATGGAAGAAGGGCATTGTACTTGTCCTAAGACAGGACAATTGATTGTCCACACCCGCCTCATCCCTAATAGGGCATTAAGGAATTTGATTTTGCAGTGGTGCACTGCTCATGGAATCCCCTATGACCCGCCAGATTGTGCGGAATCTTCTGCAGAATCTTTTCCTGCAGCGTTGCCAACCAGAGCTGCGCTAGAGGCTAACAGAGCCACAGCAAAGCTTCTCATCCAACAGCTCGCAGATGGGTCTCTTGGTGCGAAGACAGTTGCTGCTCAGGAGATACGTTTGTTAGCCAAAACAGGAAAAGATAACCGCGCCTTCATTGCTGAAGCTGGGGCAATCCCTCATCTTCTTAAGTTGCTGTCGTGTCAAAACCCTGTTGCACAAGAGAATTCCGTAACCGCTATGCTCAATCTATCCATTTATGAGAAGAACAAGAGTCGAATCATTGATGAGGAGGGGTGTCTAGCGTCGATTGTGAAAGTTCTGTGGTTTGGGCACACAACGGAGGCCAGAGAGAATGCCGCAGCAACATTATTCAGTCTCTCTGCTGTTCATGACTATAAGAAGCGAATAGCTCATGAGGACGGGGCAGTTGAAGCCTTGGCAGGGCTTTTGAGAATGGGGACCCCAAGAGGGAAGAAGGATGCGGTCACAGCTTTATTTAATTTGTCCACTCACACGGAGAATTGCACGCGAATGATTGAAGCTGGGGCTGTAACAGCACTTGTTGGGGCATTGTCGCATGAAGGGGTGGCCGAGGaggctgcaggtgcattggccTTGATTGTCAGGCAACCAATTGGGGCCGAAGCAGTTGGGAGGGAGGAAATGGCTGTGGCAGGGTTATTAGGAATGATGCGGTGTGGGACACCAAGGGGCAAAGAGAATGCTGTTTCAGCTCTGCTTGAGTTGTGCCGGAGTGGTGGGGCTGCTGCTAATGAAAAAGTTCTCAAGGCACCACCATTAGCTGGTGTGCTCCAAATGCTTCTGTTTACTGGTACAAAGAGAGCAAGAAGGAAAGCAGCGTCACTTGCTAGATTGTTTCAAAGGTTTGAGAATGCAACCTTGCATTTTGGTGGACTTGGCGTCGGATATTCATTTGCTGGAAATTCAGCTGCAAACAGGGAGCCAAGTTTCGTCGGTGATGTTTCGGTACATATGTCCATTTCAGTGCCTGTTTTGTag
- the LOC120013949 gene encoding heat stress transcription factor A-4c-like produces the protein MEESQGCTNSLPPFLAKTYEMVDDPATNSVVSWSQNNKSFIVWNPPEFGRDLLPRYFKHNNFSSFIRQLNTYGFRKIDPDQWEFANDDFIRGQPYLMMNIHRRKPVHSHSLQNIHGQGSLSSPLTDSERKGFKDDIVRLKQDKEMLISELQTNEQGQKECERQVQILTERLRQMEQRQKILVPFLAQALEKPGLSLDVVPQSENHDRKRRLTRIGYFYDEGSEEENHTGSSQVVPRENADATTIVASNVERLEYMESSLIFWENTVLDVSHTHIHLNPDHLDLDESTSCADSPASSCVPLNVECRTKSPGIDMNSEPVVPAGPEPVSLKEQAGGTSAPVTTGVNDVFWEQFLTENPGSSDIQEAQANKKDDDGRKNESKPSDPGRFWWNVRSINNLTEQMGHLAAAEKT, from the exons ATGGAAGAGTCTCAGGGCTGTACAAACTCGCTTCCTCCTTTCCTTGCAAAGACGTATGAGATGGTAGATGATCCGGCTACAAATTCAGTTGTCTCATGGAGTCAAAATAATAAAAGCTTTATTGTGTGGAACCCTCCAGAGTTTGGCAGGGATTTACTGCCGAGATACTTCAAGCACAATAACTTCTCCAGCTTCATTAGGCAGCTCAATACTTAT GGTTTTAGAAAAATTGATCCAGATCAATGGGAATTTGCAAATGATGATTTCATAAGAGGTCAGCCATATCTCATGATGAACATCCATAGACGAAAACCGGTTCATAGCCATTCCTTGCAGAATATCCATGGTCAAGGATCTTTGTCCTCTCCATTAACTGATTCTGAAAGGAAGGGTTTTAAGGATGACATTGTTAGGCTCAAACAGGACAAAGAAATGCTCATTTCTGAGTTGCAGACAAATGAACAAGGGCAGAAAGAATGTGAGCGGCAAGTTCAGATTTTGACAGAGCGCTTGAGGCAAATGGAGCAACGGCAGAAAATTTTGGTTCCTTTCCTTGCCCAAGCATTGGAGAAACCAGGTCTTTCCTTAGATGTTGTTCCGCAATCCGAAAATCATGACAGAAAGAGAAGATTAACCAGAATTGGTTACTTTTATGATGAAGGCAGCGAGGAGGAGAATCATACGGGGAGTTCCCAGGTAGTACCTAGAGAAAATGCAGATGCTACTACTATTGTGGCATCAAATGTAGAGCGATTAGAGTATATGGAGTCATCCTTGATATTTTGGGAGAATACTGTACTAGATGTATCCCATACCCACATTCACTTGAATCCTGACCACCTTGATTTGGATGAATCTACAAGTTGTGCTGATAGCCCTGCTTCGTCTTGTGTCCCTCTTAATGTTGAATGTCGGACTAAATCACCTGGGATTGACATGAATTCTGAGCCAGTTGTCCCGGCTGGTCCAGAGCCTGTTTCTTTGAAAGAACAAGCTGGTGGGACTTCAGCTCCTGTGACTACAGGGGTGAATGATGTCTTCTGGGAGCAATTTCTGACGGAGAATCCTGGCTCGTCTGATATTCAGGAAGCTCAAGCAAATAAAAAGGATGATGATGGGAGAAAGAACGAAAGCAAGCCTAGTGATCCTGGCAGATTTTGGTGGAATGTAAGGAGTATAAATAATCTTACTGAGCAGATGGGACATCTTGCTGCTGCAGAGAAAACttga